The following proteins come from a genomic window of Xiphophorus couchianus chromosome 19, X_couchianus-1.0, whole genome shotgun sequence:
- the ptbp1a gene encoding polypyrimidine tract-binding protein 1a: protein MDGRLDATELYPLGSGYVPEIESVHDISVGTKRGSDELFSSCISNGPYIMNSANGNDSKKFKGDVRSPGVPSRVVHVRKLPNDINEAEVISLGLPFGKVTNLLMLKGKNQAFLELNSEECAQTMVSYYSSVTPVIRNHPIYMQYSTHKELKTDNSPNQVRAQAALQAVNALHGGGMGSMAIPTDASSLAGATAQSPVLRVIVENLFYPVTLDVLHQIFSKFGTVLKIITFTKNNQFQALIQYADAMTAQHAKLSLDGQNIYNACCTLRISFSKLTSLNVKYNNDKSRDYTRPDLPTADSQASLDHQTMAAAAFTAPGIISASPFGGAHAFPPTFAIQQGLSVPGIPGALASLGMGHTGMAAAAAAAASRLGLSGLAAAGGHNVLLVSNLNPETVTPHCLFILFGVYGDVMRVKILFNKKENALVQMSDGTQAQLAMSHLNGQRLHGRAMRVTLSKHTTVQLPREGHEDQGLTKDFSNSPLHRFKKPGSKNYSNIFPPSATLHLSNIPPSVMEDDLKRLFASSGATVKAFKFFQKDRKMALIQMGSVEEAIECLIEFHNHDLGENHHLRVSFSKSTI from the exons aTGGACGG CCGCCTAGACGCCACTGAGTTGTACCCTCTGGGATCCGGTTACGTCCCTGAAATTGa GAGTGTCCATGACATATCAGTTGGCACAAAG AGGGGATCCGACGAACTCTTTTCTTCCTGCATATCCAACGGACCCTATATCATGAACTCAG CCAATGGCAACGACAGCAAAAAATTCAAAGGTGATGTCCGCAGTCCTGGAGTCCCATCACGTGTGGTCCACGTACGCAAGCTGCCCAATGACATCAACGAGGCTGAGGTTATAAGCCTGGGACTGCCCTTTGGGAAGGTCACTAATTTGCTGATGTTGAAAGGGAAAAACCAG GCCTTTCTGGAGCTTAACAGTGAAGAGTGTGCACAGACGATGGTGAGCTACTACTCTTCCGTCACCCCTGTCATCAGAAACCACCCCATCTACATGCAGTACTCGACTCATAAGGAGCTTAAGACGGACAACTCTCCCAACCAAGTG CGTGCCCAGGCAGCTCTGCAGGCAGTCAATGCCCTGCATGGCGGTGGAATGGGAAGCATGGCCATCCCCACAGATGCAAGCAGCCTGGCTGGAGCCACAGCCCAGAGCCCTGTGCTCAGAGTGATTGTGGAAAACCTTTTCTACCCCGTCACCCTGGATGTCCTGCATCAG attttttcaaagtttggaACCGTGCTGAAGATCATCACTTTCACCAAGAATAACCAGTTCCAGGCATTGATCCAGTATGCTGACGCCATGACAGCTCAGCATGCTAAACTG TCTCTAGATGGCCAGAACATCTACAATGCCTGCTGTACTCTGAGAATCAGCTTCTCCAAGCTCACTAGCCTCAACGTTAAGTACAACAACGACAAAAGCAGGGACTACACCCGCCCTGACCTTCCTACAGCAGATTCCCAGGCCTCACTTGACCACCAGACCATGGCAGCTGCCGCATTTA CTGCTCCAGGTATAATCTCAGCCTCGCCATTTGGTGGAGCGCATGCCTTCCCCCCAACGTTTGCCATCCAGCAGG GACTGTCAGTTCCTGGCATTCCCGGTGCCTTGGCATCCCTGGGCATGGGTCACACCGGCATGGCGGCTGCTGCAGCGGCCGCAGCCAGCCGGCTTGGCCTATCAGGGCTCGCTGCCGCTGGGGGACACAACGTGTTGCTGGTCAGCAACCTGAACCCTGAG ACCGTTACGCCACACTGCCTCTTTATTCTTTTCG GTGTATACGGTGATGTCATGAGAGTGAAGATCTTGTTTAATAAAAAGGAGAACGCTCTAGTCCAGATGTCTGATGGCACACAGGCTCAGTTAG CCATGAGCCACCTGAATGGCCAGCGCCTCCATGGCAGGGCCATGCGCGTGACGTTGTCGAAGCACACGACAGTGCAGCTGCCCAGAGAAGGCCATGAGGACCAGGGCCTCACAAAGGATTTCAGCAACTCGCCGCTTCATCGCTTCAAGAAGCCCGGCTCCAAAAATTACTCCAACATCTTCCCACCGTCTGCAACACTCCACCTCTCCAACATACC GCCTTCTGTGATGGAGGATGATCTCAAAAGACTCTTTGCAAGCTCAGGAGCCACAGTCAAGGCCTTTAAGTTCTTTCA AAAGGACCGCAAGATGGCCCTAATCCAGATGGGCTCAGTCGAAGAGGCGATCGAGTGCCTCATCGAGTTCCACAACCATGATCTGGGAGAGAACCATCACCTCCGAGTGTCCTTCTCAAAATCCACCATCTGA
- the palm1b gene encoding paralemmin 1b — MAEVSQEERLQVIAEKRKKQTEIENKRRQLDDDRRQLQHLKSKSLRERWLLDGAPAEEETQRRLQEDEMKTKLLEQVILRLEQEIEELETGVPANKGVAKENGENGVVQTSGQTPKREVTGVEAKLLGPSPDQASEDNPVTLVFMGYKTVEDEKETHTALGMEGVDGNVKAEFVVIDDGGEGKAADAAMEEQAPPNGSMAEKEKANGGGEEGEKEKKQTCKCCTVM, encoded by the exons gagaagaggaagaagcagaCAGAGATTGAAAACAAGAGGAGGCAGCTTGATGACGACCGACGGCAACTCCAGCATCTCAAG TCAAAGTCACTGAGGGAGCGCTGGTTGCTAGATGGAGCTCCAGCAGAAGAGGAGACGCAGAGGCGTCTGCAGGAGGACGAGATGAAGACCAAGCTTCTGGAACAGGTCATCCTCAG GCTGGAGCAAGAAATTGAAGAACTGGAGACAGGCGTGCCAGCTAATAAAGGTGTGGCCAAAGAAAATG GTGAGAACGGAGTAGTGCAGACCTCCGGCCAGACCCCTAAGAGAGAGGTAACGGGGGTCGAAGCCAAGCTGCTGGGCCCCAGCCCCGACCAAGCCAGCGAGGACAACCCAGTGACCCTGGTGTTCATGGGCTACAAGACCGTTGAGGACGAGAAGGAGACGCACACGGCCCTGGGCATGGAGGGCGTGGACGGCAATGTGAAGGCCGAGTTCGTGGTGATTGACGACGGCGGCGAGGGGAAGGCGGCAGACGCAGCCATGGAGGAGCAGGCCCCGCCCAATGGCAGCATGGCGGAAAAAGAGAAGGCCAACGGAGGcggagaggagggagagaaggagaagaaacagACCTGCAAATGCTGCACGGTGATGTGA